CTGGCGCGCGATTCCTAAAGTGTGTGCATCCCATCCCCACCAGGAGCACACATGTCCCGATTCACGGCATCCCTGCAAGGCTTCGGTCAATCTGCCTGCCACCGTCAGGCTGGCCGTGGGCTGACCATGGTGGAACTGCTGTGCAGCCTGTGCATCAGCGGTGGGCTGGTGGCCGGCACGGTGCCAGGCCTGCGGGAGTTTCACCAGGGCGAGACACTCAGGTCGGTGGCTGCGGTGCTGGAAACCGACCTGCAGTACGCCCGCTCGCTGGCACGCACCCAGGACCGCAGCGTGCGCCTGGCACTGCAGACCCCGGAAGACGGCGGCGCCTGCTATGTGATCCACAGCGGCCCGGCCGGTGCCTGCACCTGCGATGCGCAAGGCGTCGCACGCTGCACGGGCGAAGCCGAAGCGCTGCGCGTGCAACCGCTGCTGGCATCGGCCGGCGTGCGCATCAACGCGGGCAGCCGCAGCATCGTGTTCGATGCCGGCAAAGGCACCGTGACCCCCACGGCCACCTTCGTGCTGGCCGACAGCCAGGGCCGGGCCGTGCACCAGGTAGTCAACGTGCTGGGACGGATCCGATCCTGCTCACCCAGCGGCCTGAGTGGCTACCGCCGCTGCAGCTGATGCACGGGACGCGTCGCGGCACACCACCACCGCCAGGCGTGAACTACGCACACCCCGCGGTCATGGGGAAATCCGACCAGCGGCGCCTGGCCGGCGACGGGCGGCGCCGGCCCTGGCCCTTTGTCCGCGTGCATCGCCCGATAATTTCAGCCATGTCAGGAATGCTGCTCTGTCCACCGCGCCGCCGCGGCTTCACGCTGATCGAGATGCTGATCACGCTGGCGGTCGTCGCCATCCTGGCCACGGTGGCCTGGCCGACCTACCAGAATGCGGTGCGCAAGGGCCGGCGCGCCGATGCGATGGCCGCCATCGCCCAGGTGATGCAGGCCCAAGAACGCTGGCGCAGCGAGCGCACCAGCTACAAGACCGACATGTCCGGCTTGTTGCCCAACAACCGCACCGTCTCGGCCGACGGCCATTACGCCATATCGCTGGCAGACGGATCGGTCACTGCCACCGGCTACACGGTTCTGGCCACGGTCCAGAGCGGTTCGCCTCAAGCCTCTGACAGCGTGTGCGCCACCATGCGGGTGGTGGTGGCCGGAGGCAGCATCACCTATGGCTCGCTCAATGCCAGCAACGTGGCCAACGCCGCACCCGACCCATGCTGGATCAAGTGATGAATCGCCAGCCCGGCACACAGCCAAGCCGTGGACTGACCATGACCGAACTGCTGATCACGATGGCGGTGTCGGTCATTCTGCTGGCGATGGCCGTGCCATCGATGTACGAGTTCGTCATGCGCAAGCGGGTGCAGGGTGCTGCCGACGAACTGATCGGCGATCTGCGATTTGCGCGCTCGGCCCAGGTGCGAGACAACCGCGACATCGCGGTGAAGTTTGGGCGAACAGGGAGCGAGACCTGTTATGTGGTGTACCAACCCACATCGCGCCTGGACTGCGACTGCACGGCAACGCCGGTCTGTGAGTCACGGGGACCGGCCAGTGCGATCGAGCTGAAGACCGTGCGCTTGCCGATCAGCGCCGGGGTCAAGATCTTGCCGGCCAATGGCTCTGACACCAAACTGGTCTGGGATCTTGTCACGGGTCTTGCGAAAGACAACGTTGCCATCAACGTCGAAGTGTTGGCGGCGTCAGGTGGCACGGTTCGCATCACCACCTCGGTGACTGGCCGCCCGCAAATTTGCTCGGTGAGCGGACACCAAGGTGCATACCCGGCCTGCCAGACCCCCACGCCGTCTCCGTCATGAACGCAAACCTGTCTCGCCCCGCCAAGCGCCAACGCGGCGTGTCGCTTGTCGAGTTGATGGTCGGTGTGACCATCGGCTTGTTCATCCTCGCCGCCGCGACCTTGGTGGTCACCAGCCAGTTGGGCGACAACCGCCGCATGCTGCTCGATGCACAACTGCAGCAGGACATGCGCGCCACAGTCGACATCGCGATGCGTGATATTCGTCGCGCAGGATATTGGGGTCGAGCCTGGGGCAGCGTCTGGTCTGATTCGGTGGCCGAAGCCTTGGGCAACCCGTATTCGACGGTGTCTGCGAGCCGCAGCGAAAGCGCAGGAGACTCCATTGAGTATGACCGGTCGACTGACGAAGACGTTGCTGCCCAACGCGGCACTGACAACAACACGGTCGACAGCAACGAACGGGTTGGTTTTCGACACAACCCGACTGCCGGCACCGTGGAAATGCGCATTGGCGAGGACAACTGGCAGACCTTGACTGACGCCACAGTGATGAAGGTCACCCAGTTCGACATCGTCTACACCTCGCGCGCCGTGCCCTTGCCGTGCGGCACCCAGTGCCAGCGCGGCCCGGTTCGCAACTGTCCGATGGATCTGATGGTTCGCGATGCCTCCGTCGTGATCAGTGCCGAAGCGCGGCACGACAGCTCTGTCAAGCGCAGCGCGCGCAGTGATGTCCGGCTGCGCAACGACCTGCTGGTTGAACGGAGCGCTTGTTGATGCGACGTCTTGTTCCCCACCAAACCCGCGGCATGGCGGCGCTCACCATGGTGATGGTGCTGTTCCTGATCATGGCCATGGTGGCCGCGTACACCAACCGCAACCTGGTTTTCGAGCAGCGTACCGCGGCCAACAGCTACCGCAGTGAGCGTGCGTTGTCCGCTGCAGATTCTGCAGTCGACTGGGCGTTGTCCATGCTCAACGGCGGACAGGTCGGCACTGACTGTGAGCTGGATTCCAACGCCGCCAGCAGCTATCGAGACACGTTGCTGGCAGTCGATGGAGACGGTCGGCTGACCCCGCGAATGGGACCAGCCAACCTCATCCTGTACTCGGGATGTATCAATGTGGATGGGATCTTGACTTGCGGCTGCCCCACCACAGCGCAACCCGCAGTCACGGTGGCCAGTGCAGTAGACCCACCCGGTAGCGCTTTCCGGGTCAACTTTTTCCAGCCCGGCGCGCAGTCGCGTGCAGGTGCCATCGGGCTCAACGTCCAGGGCTGCGGTACGCCCGGCCTGGATGGCGGCGCCTGTGTGTCGTCGGCGGTGCCGCAGGTGGATGGCCTGGCCCGTGTGATCGTTACCTTGGGCATGGTGCGCGCTTTGCCGTCGGCACCGGCGGCGGCGCTCACTGCTGCCGATTCGGTGAACGCGGCAGGGCAGGAGTTGCGCATCGGCAATCCCGATGCCCTCACCGGTTTCACGGTGCACACCGGCAACGGCATCAATGCGGCCACCACCCGGTATGCGGTACCGGCCGGCTCGGCCGGTACAGGCGTGATCGACAACGACCCCAATCTGCGCGAACGCGTCTTGACCAACCTGGCCCAGGTCGGCACCACAGCCGACACCATGTTCATTGCCACCTTTGGCATGGATGGGCCCAGCTACAGCCGTCAGCAAGCCGTGGTGCGCAAGACCTGCGACACCCCCTGCGACATGACCGATCTGGACTTCATGCTGGCGATGTTTCCGGGACGCACCTTCTGGTTCGACGGTGACCTGAACATCAATGCCGCCACCGGCCACCCATCCGGAACCATCGGCACGGTCGGCAAGCCGGCCCTGGTGATCACCACGGGCACACTGACCGTGCAGGCCGCCAATCCGATGTTCGGGCTGTTCTATGCCAGTGCCATCAACTGGAACGCTGCCGGCGCCACGGTTCGCGGCGCGGTGATCTCGGCCAGCAACTTCAACGCCACAGCCAATACCACCATCACCTACGACCCCACCGTGATCAACACCCTGGTGACGGCTTACGGCAATTTCGTACGCACGCCCGGCAGCTGGAACCGCCCGTCGTTCTAATCCCATGCGCGGCACACCTTTCAAACTTCAAGGCCGCTCAGCCGGTGTCTCGCTGGTCGAGGCGCTGGTGGCCCTGGCCGTGATGTCCTTCGGCATGCTGGCTCTCATCGGCGTGCAGAGCACGATGCGCATCAACACCGACTTGTCGCGCCAGACCACCGAGGCCGCGCGCATTGCATCGGAAGACCTGGAGTCGCTGCGCCTGTTCAACGATGTTCGGACGGTACCGGGCCAGTTCACGCCGTCGTGGGCCGAACTGACCGGCGCAGCCGGAGTCGTGACCCTGCCGAGCAACACCGGCAACGTGACGTTCACACTCAACCGGCAGCTCACGGCCTTTCCAACGCGGCCCGCCGATATGGTGGCTCGCAACATGTTGGCGGCCCAGGCCAACATCGCTCAAACCACCGTCACCTGGAAGGATCGCACCGACGAGACCCGTACCGTGCGCCTGCAAGGTGTGGTGGCTGCGGCGGCGCCGGCCTTGTCCGGCCTGCTCATGCTGCCGCCGTTCTCGGGCGAGACGGCGCGCCGCAACAATCGCCACGTGTCGATCCCGGTCAACGCCCGCGACCTGGGCAATGGCAGGAGTGCCTACAAGCCCTCCGCCAGCAGCATGGTGGTTTGGGTGTTCAACAACCTCACCGGCCAGATCAGCCAGCGCTGCACGGCAGTCTCGGCCGCCCAGGCCGACATCACGGCCGATCTGGTGGCCGAATGCCCCGCCATCGGCAACGGCAGCCTGGTGTCTGGGCATGTCCTGTTTCACCTCGCCAACCCGCCTTTGGGTGGATTCACGGCGGCGCAGGCCGAAAACCCGCAAGGCATCCCCACCGGCGAGACACCGGCCTTGGCGACGACGCCGCTGGGCATCGATTTCCTCACCCGAGTGGGTCTCGCCTCGCCGTTCACCGAGTGCTTTTCTTCGGCGGCCTACATCTCGACAGCCACCACCAGCCCGCGACCGAACGCGATCGCCTACGACTGCCTGGTGTTCAGTGAATCCACCTCGGGCTGGGGCGGCAAGCTGGACGTTGCGGTGTCGGTCTCAGGCTGGTCCGTCACCACCAACCCGGCAGCGGATGAAACGGCGCGGCGCTACCGGGTCTGCCGCTACACGCGTGCCACCACCGCCTACACCGCCAACCGCGACCACCCCAAGACCTATTGCAAGACCGAAGCTGATGCCTGCACCACCATCAGCCGGGTGACGCACAATCTTCCCAACCAGAACTTCCTGGTGCTCGCTGCCAACGGCATCTGCCCGACCGATAGCGACGACAGCACAGCGACCGGGCAGGACTCGTTCATCAACGCCAACACCCTCAGCCACCAGCCCTCGTGACCTCCCTGTTGTCAGCCGCTGATCACTGCCAGTTGTTGCGGTCGATCGAGTTGGCTGAAGCCGCCATCGGGCTGTCGGAGCCCAATCCACGGGTCGGGTGTGTGCTGCATGACGCCCATGGGCGCCTGGTGGGCGACGGCCACACCCAGCACGCAGGCGGCCCGCACGCCGAGGTGATGGCCCTGCGCGCGGCCCAATCGGCTGGGGCCGATCTGCGCGGCGGTACGGCCTGGGTCAGCCTGGAACCCTGTGCCCACCATGGGCGCACCCCCCCTTGCGCCGAAGCGCTGGTGGCCGCCGGCATTGCGCGCGTGGTGGTGGCTCTGCAGGATCCGTATCCGCAGGTCGCAGGTCGCGGCATCGCCTTGCTGCGTGCGGCCGGCGTGCAGGTCGATCTGGCCGAGCCCGGCCCGGTCACACAGGCCGCACAGGCCCTGAACATCGGTTTTCTGTCGCGAGTGCAGCGCGGACGCCCGTGGGTGCGCATGAAGCTGGCGGCGTCGCTCGACGGCCGCACGGCCCTGCCCGACGGCAGCAGCCAGTGGATCACCGGGCCGGCAGCGCGCGCCGACGGCCAGGCCTGGCGCCGCCGCGCAAGTGCCGTGCTCACCGGCATCGGCACCGTGCGCGATGACGACCCTCGCCTTGATGTGCGCGAATGGCCCATCGCGCGGCAACCGCGCCGCGTGATACTTGATTCGGGCTTTGCCACACCCGCCACGGCACGCATCCTGACCCCGCCTGGTGACGTGCTGGTGGTTGGCGCGGCCGAGAACGACAGCGCCCGACAGGCCTTGCATGCCGTGGGCGCCCGCACCCTGCGGCTGCCCGCGCCCGACGGCCGTGTGGATCTGCCCGCGCTGCTGCAGCGCCTGGCGGAAGAAGGTGTGAACGAGCTGCACATCGAAGCCGGCGCCACGCTCAACGGCGCCTGGCTTGCGGCCGACCTGGTGGACGAGTTGCTGCTGTACCTGGCCCCCAAGCTGCTGGGGCCGGGCCGCGATCTGGCGGCCATGCCAGTGCTGGCGCAGCTGGCTCAGGCCCGGCCCTGGCGCTTCATTGAATCGAGCCTGGTGCAAGACGATCTGCGTGTGCGCTTGCGCCGCGAGGGCCGCGACGACTTCTTGCGCTGAGTGCAGCGCTCCAGGCCAGGCCACCGCCCCTCACGGACGGCAAACCCTGGCTTGCCACGTCGCCCCGCACGGGCGTCAGCGCCTCAGCCGGCGTGGTTGCGGCAGACCGCCGGCTGGCGGTACTCGCGGCCCACCACGGCGCGGGCATAAAGGTAGTTCGAGCGTGCGCGGTCGCTCAAGGCGTCCAGGTTCACCTGCCCCCGGCTGTCGCAGGGGAAGGCCAGGCCCCGCCCTTCGACAAACAGCGACTCGAAACGCAGTTCGAAACCACTCACCGCCTGCGCACATTCTTCTGCTTGGCTCATCACGATCTTCCAGTCATCGCCGAAGCGTCGGCGGATGCTGCAAGACTAGGCGCCGATCGGCGATTGCGCCTTGGACGGCGGCCGGCGCCGCATGTCGGCGCTTGGCGCGACGGCGTGTCGGACAAATTCCGATGCCTGCGCTGGGCAAGTGCACGACGGGCTGCGCCCGACTGAACACACAGCGCCCCGGCCAGCCCAGCCCAGGCTGCCACCGATGGTGGCCTCCGGTGCGCCCATCGGGTCGATTCCGATGGCAGGCGGCAGTACCTGGCGCTGAAAGAGAAAAAGCCGCTGCAGGCTTTTGGCCTGCAGCGGCTTCTCAAAACGTTGGCGGAGTGGACGGGATACCCTCTCTACGCCGCTAAGCCGTTGATTCGACTGCCGTTTTTGGAACGACGGTGTAGCTTAAGCCTACCGTAGACGGGGTAGCAAATCAAGCGCTACCGTCGCAGGTTTGTCGCAAGACAATTCCCGGCCAAACGGTAGTCTATCAAGACTCCGGAGGGTACTGCGCCGACCCATTCCAGTAGGACGTTCTACGCAGGTGAGTAAACAGCTTCGGCATGCCGGCGCTCAGCCCGTCGGCCTGCCCGGGAGCACAGTCACACACACTGCAATGCCCATCACCGACACCCTCTTCTGCACCTGTCTGTACTTCGCTAAAGGCTCTGGCTTGAGCAGCCACCGTCTCCCACCCCCAACGCGTGCTCCTTTCGCAGTGCCTGTCTGCTCAGAGTCATTAGCGGGCTAGGTAAGCCAGTCGTGCTCGAAAACCTTGGCCCAGTCATCTGGGCGAGCGTCTCCGTGGGGCTCACTGTGCTGAAGGAACACCCGCCGCCAGTTGGCACGCACGTACGCCCTGGTGTGCTCGACGACCGCCCATGCCTGGGCCTCATCCAACTTGGCAAGTTGCTTCCCGGCTGCCACAAGGTTCGCACGGGTCGCCGCCCGTGAGGGCCTCTGCCCAGTGATGTCCATCCTGAACGCCGGAACGCCCTTCCGTTCGAAGAAGGGGAGTACGTCGTAGAGCGGGGACAGTTCCCAGTCACCGAGGCCGAGCTGACGCAGGCTGGTGTTCCACGGGTGGTCGTCGGTATTGCCGACCACCGCGTTCAGCACCACGCGGGCATAGAGCTCGACAGCGTCACCAGGACGCTTGAGCTTGGACCGCAGCTTCACATAGCTGCGCTTGGCATCTTCAACGTCGGAGCCTGGAACCAGGTCCAGCGCCGTTGCCGCGCTCACGCAGTGAAAGACTGGCCCCTTCAGCCCCGCGCCGCGGTCGAAGCGGTCGATGCTCAAAGCGGGTGCGTCGTTGAACCACTCGACCTTGTGCGCCGGGACCCGTATGCCCAGCTCCGATGCCAAAGTCAGCGCGGTAGCCTCGGCCACCACAGTGTCGGCGCGTTCCGAGGACTGCGCAAACTTGAGCAACACCGGCTTAGGCCTATCGCCGTCGCCTGGGTCGACGTAGAGCGACACCTTCGGGCGCTCCCCGCCCATTGCTCCGGACGACGAGTCTCTCGAAGATTCCGCGAGCGAGGCCTTGGTGACCGACTTCACAGCATCGTTGAGGGCGTCGAAAGCATCGGGCTTGTCGTTGAGATTGCCCACGAACAAAGCCCCGAACCCGTCTGCCGGCGCATACAGCAACCGCTCCCACCACCCCCAGGGCTCATCGCTCTTTGCAGCATCGGCTCCAAGGAACGAGGCTGCTCGCTTCTTCAGTGCGTCCAGCGACCACCCCGATAGCGCCACATCGCAGAAAACCGGGAATGGCACAGAGCCGACGCGCGTGAATGCCGCACGTTGTTTGTTGCGAATGCCCGTGGGGTCCAGCTCCCAGGCGTCCTTGCCCAGCGCCAGGTAGTCCGGGTCGAAAAGGAACTCCCAGCGAGCTTCCTCCTGGGTGAGCTCCCCTATGCGTACCGGCCAACGCTCTTGCGTTTGCGGATTCAGGGTCCACCGATAGACGGGGGCGCGACGAGTCATGGCACGGCCTTCTTGCGCCGCGAGCCAATGCGGGACAAGCCGCTGCGGGCGGCCTCCTGAAACGCCGAGTCTTGTGCCGCCGTTGCAAGGGCGGACTGCAGGCTCGTGTCATCCAGTGCCCAGAGCAAGCGGGCGACATCAACAAACCGCGAAGCCAGCGTGCCAGCTTCGATAGCCATCAAGGTTTGTCGACTGATGTCCGCCCGCTCCGCCAGTTCAGCTTGGGTAAGGCCTCGCGCAAGACGCATCACGCGCACGCGCATTCCCACCTCAGCCACGAACTGGGTGATTTCGTACGGTTCCGAGGCGGGGTCTCTGCTTTTCATAGAAGTATCTAAGTATAGACCTTATCTCCACAAATGTTAGTTCATGTCAACTTCTAGAGCGAAGCACATGGTTTGCAAACCCCCTGGGCGGCATCACTGGCTCGACGTACTGGAGCACGCACTGAGCACGATGCCCTGCCCACTGTCAAAGAGGGCCGTCCTTTGAGGCCTGACGGGCGCACCACGCTCCCGACCCGAAGTGCCCCTCCCGTGGTGCCCCTCCCGTGGTGCCTGTCCCGTGGTGCCTACACCTTCCAGGAGCAACAAAACTTGGAGGAAGAACATGTACACGACACTCAACAAGATTCGCGCAAAGCGACCCTGCAGCTACGGCTGGGAAAAGCTGCTCCGTCATTTGGGGAAGACTCAAGCTGACGATGAGCCGCTCAACATTGCAACCGTACTCGACAGCAACGGACTCGCTGACGCGCTCTGGTGCCTTAGCGCAGTAGAGGGCCACGACCGTGAGATTCGGCTGTACGCCGTCTGGTGCGCCCGTCAGGCGCAGCACTTGATGACCGACGCTCGCAGCATCAACGCGCTGGACGTTGCCGAACGATTCGCGAACGGACTCGCCAGCCCCGAACAACTTGCCGTTGCAGGGGCGGCGGCAGGGGCGGTACGGGCGGCGGGATGGGCTGCAGCGGCGGCGGCATGGGCGGCGGCAGAGGAGGCGGCATGGGCGGCAGGGGCGGCGGCAAGGGAGGCGGCAGAGGAGGCGGCATGGGCGCAAGCCCAGACGGCCCAGTCCGCCAAGCTCCGCGAAATCTGCCAGTCGACGTCAGCACCGGTACCCACCGCTCGACCGCACTACGAGGCAAGCGCAACCGACGCAGTCTCGGAAGGCGGCCTGACAGACTGAAGAGCACCGAGTCCCTCGGAGCAGCCATGGCTGCTTCGATGGCAGGCAGCACATTGATTGATGCCCCCGCGCCGCAAGGTGGTGTCCACCTATTCATTGGTGGACACCTATGCATCCCAATTCAAAGTCTCGGCGGCGCCACAGTACCGAGCTCAAGGCCAAGGTTCTGGCCGCCTGTGCCGAACCGGGTGCGTCGATATCCGGGGTCGCGCTGGCGCATGGGCTGAACGCCAATCTCGTTCGCAAGTGGCGCTCGGGTCGCGGCACCAAGCGTGACAGCATGCCCGCTACATCGGCGACGAGCGGCGCAGTGACCCCGGCACCGTCAGGCGCGGCCGCCGAATTCGTTGCCGTCGAGATGCCCGCACCGTCCAAGGCCGTGTCGCGTACCGCGGTCGCACCCAGGGAGCCGGCGCCGATCGCCGAGCCGTTGATCCTGGTCGAGCTTCGCCGCGGTCCGCTGCACCTGAACGTGCGCTGGCCGACCGCTGCGGCCGAGGACTGTCGGTCCTGGTTGCGCGAGCTGAGCTCGAGCCTGCTCAAGTGATCCGCATCGATCAGCTCTGGCTGTGCACGGCCCCGATGGACATGCGCGCTGGCGCCGAGCGGCTGATGAGCTGCGTCGTGCAGACCACCGGCGCGGCCCGCGCCCATCACGGCTACCTCTTCGCGAACGCGCGCGCCACGCGCATCAAGCTGCTGGTGCATGACGGCTTCGGCGTGTGGTGCGCAGCGCGGCGACTGAACGCAGGTCACTTCGCCTGGCCGCGCGAGGCGACGGCGGCGCCGCTGTCGTTGACGCAGAGCCAGTTCGACGCCTTGATCGTGGGCCTGCCCTGGCAGCGTCTGCCAGAGATGAGCGTGATCACGCGGATGTGAGGCTCGGGGCCCGGCGTTGACAGGACATCCGCCAGTGGCGCGGGCTCGCGCGTCTTGGCAAGATGCCTCGCATGCTCGGCATGCGTGACCTCAAGCCTCAGGACCTGCGGGACCTGTCCCCAGAGGCCCTCACGACACTGGCCGTGCAGATGCTGGGGCACATCCAGCAGCAGGCACAAGACCTCCAGGCCCAGCAAACGCTGATCCAGCGCAAGGACCGCGACATCGCCTG
The genomic region above belongs to Aquabacterium sp. OR-4 and contains:
- a CDS encoding GspH/FimT family pseudopilin, translating into MVELLCSLCISGGLVAGTVPGLREFHQGETLRSVAAVLETDLQYARSLARTQDRSVRLALQTPEDGGACYVIHSGPAGACTCDAQGVARCTGEAEALRVQPLLASAGVRINAGSRSIVFDAGKGTVTPTATFVLADSQGRAVHQVVNVLGRIRSCSPSGLSGYRRCS
- a CDS encoding type IV pilin protein, coding for MNYAHPAVMGKSDQRRLAGDGRRRPWPFVRVHRPIISAMSGMLLCPPRRRGFTLIEMLITLAVVAILATVAWPTYQNAVRKGRRADAMAAIAQVMQAQERWRSERTSYKTDMSGLLPNNRTVSADGHYAISLADGSVTATGYTVLATVQSGSPQASDSVCATMRVVVAGGSITYGSLNASNVANAAPDPCWIK
- a CDS encoding pilus assembly FimT family protein, whose product is MNRQPGTQPSRGLTMTELLITMAVSVILLAMAVPSMYEFVMRKRVQGAADELIGDLRFARSAQVRDNRDIAVKFGRTGSETCYVVYQPTSRLDCDCTATPVCESRGPASAIELKTVRLPISAGVKILPANGSDTKLVWDLVTGLAKDNVAINVEVLAASGGTVRITTSVTGRPQICSVSGHQGAYPACQTPTPSPS
- a CDS encoding PilW family protein, whose amino-acid sequence is MNANLSRPAKRQRGVSLVELMVGVTIGLFILAAATLVVTSQLGDNRRMLLDAQLQQDMRATVDIAMRDIRRAGYWGRAWGSVWSDSVAEALGNPYSTVSASRSESAGDSIEYDRSTDEDVAAQRGTDNNTVDSNERVGFRHNPTAGTVEMRIGEDNWQTLTDATVMKVTQFDIVYTSRAVPLPCGTQCQRGPVRNCPMDLMVRDASVVISAEARHDSSVKRSARSDVRLRNDLLVERSAC
- a CDS encoding pilus assembly PilX N-terminal domain-containing protein — its product is MAALTMVMVLFLIMAMVAAYTNRNLVFEQRTAANSYRSERALSAADSAVDWALSMLNGGQVGTDCELDSNAASSYRDTLLAVDGDGRLTPRMGPANLILYSGCINVDGILTCGCPTTAQPAVTVASAVDPPGSAFRVNFFQPGAQSRAGAIGLNVQGCGTPGLDGGACVSSAVPQVDGLARVIVTLGMVRALPSAPAAALTAADSVNAAGQELRIGNPDALTGFTVHTGNGINAATTRYAVPAGSAGTGVIDNDPNLRERVLTNLAQVGTTADTMFIATFGMDGPSYSRQQAVVRKTCDTPCDMTDLDFMLAMFPGRTFWFDGDLNINAATGHPSGTIGTVGKPALVITTGTLTVQAANPMFGLFYASAINWNAAGATVRGAVISASNFNATANTTITYDPTVINTLVTAYGNFVRTPGSWNRPSF
- the ribD gene encoding bifunctional diaminohydroxyphosphoribosylaminopyrimidine deaminase/5-amino-6-(5-phosphoribosylamino)uracil reductase RibD is translated as MTSLLSAADHCQLLRSIELAEAAIGLSEPNPRVGCVLHDAHGRLVGDGHTQHAGGPHAEVMALRAAQSAGADLRGGTAWVSLEPCAHHGRTPPCAEALVAAGIARVVVALQDPYPQVAGRGIALLRAAGVQVDLAEPGPVTQAAQALNIGFLSRVQRGRPWVRMKLAASLDGRTALPDGSSQWITGPAARADGQAWRRRASAVLTGIGTVRDDDPRLDVREWPIARQPRRVILDSGFATPATARILTPPGDVLVVGAAENDSARQALHAVGARTLRLPAPDGRVDLPALLQRLAEEGVNELHIEAGATLNGAWLAADLVDELLLYLAPKLLGPGRDLAAMPVLAQLAQARPWRFIESSLVQDDLRVRLRREGRDDFLR
- a CDS encoding type II toxin-antitoxin system HipA family toxin, encoding MTRRAPVYRWTLNPQTQERWPVRIGELTQEEARWEFLFDPDYLALGKDAWELDPTGIRNKQRAAFTRVGSVPFPVFCDVALSGWSLDALKKRAASFLGADAAKSDEPWGWWERLLYAPADGFGALFVGNLNDKPDAFDALNDAVKSVTKASLAESSRDSSSGAMGGERPKVSLYVDPGDGDRPKPVLLKFAQSSERADTVVAEATALTLASELGIRVPAHKVEWFNDAPALSIDRFDRGAGLKGPVFHCVSAATALDLVPGSDVEDAKRSYVKLRSKLKRPGDAVELYARVVLNAVVGNTDDHPWNTSLRQLGLGDWELSPLYDVLPFFERKGVPAFRMDITGQRPSRAATRANLVAAGKQLAKLDEAQAWAVVEHTRAYVRANWRRVFLQHSEPHGDARPDDWAKVFEHDWLT
- a CDS encoding helix-turn-helix transcriptional regulator, yielding MKSRDPASEPYEITQFVAEVGMRVRVMRLARGLTQAELAERADISRQTLMAIEAGTLASRFVDVARLLWALDDTSLQSALATAAQDSAFQEAARSGLSRIGSRRKKAVP
- the tnpA gene encoding IS66-like element accessory protein TnpA, which produces MHPNSKSRRRHSTELKAKVLAACAEPGASISGVALAHGLNANLVRKWRSGRGTKRDSMPATSATSGAVTPAPSGAAAEFVAVEMPAPSKAVSRTAVAPREPAPIAEPLILVELRRGPLHLNVRWPTAAAEDCRSWLRELSSSLLK
- the tnpB gene encoding IS66 family insertion sequence element accessory protein TnpB (TnpB, as the term is used for proteins encoded by IS66 family insertion elements, is considered an accessory protein, since TnpC, encoded by a neighboring gene, is a DDE family transposase.), whose protein sequence is MIRIDQLWLCTAPMDMRAGAERLMSCVVQTTGAARAHHGYLFANARATRIKLLVHDGFGVWCAARRLNAGHFAWPREATAAPLSLTQSQFDALIVGLPWQRLPEMSVITRM